GCGCGTGGACACCGTCACGGGCGAGGTCACCGTGCGCGACCACGTCGGCAGCCTCGTCATGGACTCCGTGTCGGGCGACCTCACGGCCTCGGGCGCGCTGACCGACGTCAAGCTCAACACCGTCTCGGGGAACGTCACGCTCGACTCGAGCGCCACGCCCGACGTGATGAACGTCAACGCCGTCTCGGCCGACGTCCTCGTGCGCGTCCCCGAGCCCGACGACCTCGACTACACGCTGCGCTGCGTGAGCGGGCGCCTCGTGGTCGACGGCGTCGAGCACCGCGGCCCGACCGGCAGCGCCTACCGCCAGGCGGGTCCGGTCGGGACCCCGGGCAAGAGGCTCCAGGTCAACTCGGTCTCGGGGAACGTCACGGTGCTGCGCGGCGAACCCGCCGACGCCACGGCGTGGGGCGTCCCCGGCGGGCAGGTCGACGACGCGGGCGGTCGGCCCTGGTCGTACGACGACGCCCCGACCGACACGCACCCGGGCCACGGCGCGCCCTGGGGCACCGCGGACAGTCGCGCGGCACGGCCGGGCGGTGGGACCGCGGACGGACCGGCGGACCGCTGATGGCCACCGTCTTCGCCCACGGAGAGCTCCGGCTCTACCTCCTCGCGCTGCTCGAGTCCGGACCCAAGCACGGCTACGAGCTCATGACCGAGCTGAGCGACCGGTTCGGTGGCACGTACCGCCCCAGCGCCGGCACCATCTACCCCCGACTCGCCCGCCTGGAGGGGGAGGGGCTCGTACGGCGCAGCGACAGCGGCCGCAAGTCCACCTACGAGCTCACGCCCGCGGGCCGGGCCGAGGTCGCGGCACGCCGGGCCGACATCGCGGCGCTCGAGGACGGGATCGCCCAGACCGTGCGCACGCGAGCCCACGCCCTGCGCGCCGACATCGAGGGCTCCATGCAGGGACTGCGCGCCGAGCTCGCGGCGGCCGCCCAGGAAGCACGCGTCCGCCCCCGCCCGGCAGCCACCCCCGACCCACGACGCGGGGAGTCCTACGCCCGCCGCGTCGAGGCCGAGGCCATGGTGCAACGCTTCCGCGACGACGTGCGCGCCGACCTCCGGCGCGCCGACGCCAGCAGCGCCGTCACGGAGCTGACGGTCGAGACGCTGCGCACCGTGCTCGACTCGGCGCGCCGCGCCGTCCGCGGGACGCTGCCGTGACCGGCGGCCCCGGGGCGGCGGCACCGCGAGAACCACGAACCCACCGACAGCACGACATCCCGCACGACGACCGGCACGACACACAGACGGAGAAGGAGAACGACATGGGAACCGAGTCCTGGGTCATCGCAGCACCCCAGCAGATCGAGGTCGCCGAGGTGTCCGCGCTCGTCGTGGGCCTCACGAACGGGGCCGTCGAGGTCGTGAGCGACCCGAGCCGCGAGTCGGGCGCGAGCGTCGACGTGACCGACGTGAGCCCCCGCCCCCTGCGCATCACGACGCACGACGGCGAGCTCAAGATCGCCTACGACTTCGACGGCGTCGAGGGCGTCGTGGACCGCGTCCGCGGCCTCAAGGACAAGGACACCGCGACCGTGCGGGTCGTGCTCCCGGCACACCTGGCGGTCAAGGTCGCCACGGCCCGCGCCGCCGCGACGATCAGCGGGACACGCGCACCCGTCTCGGTGACGACGGCGGACGGGACGATCACCGTCAACGACACCGCGGGCCCGCTCTCGGTCAAGTCCGTCACGGGCCGCGTCTCGGTCGGCACGCACGAGGGGGACCTCAAGGTCAGCACGGCCTCGGGCCGCGTCGAGGCCGAGGGTGCCCTGGGGCGGGTCACCATCAGCACGGTCACGGCGGACGTGGTCGTCGAGGCGCGCGAGACGACGCCCCTGGTGACGGCCAAGACGGTCTCGGGTGACGTCACCCTGCGTCTGAGCGAGGGGGCAGGGGTCAACCTCAAGGCGCGCGCGGTCACGGGCAAGGTCGTGCTCGACGGCGCCCCCGTCCCCAGCGCGCAGTCGCGCACCACGTCCGTGGACCACTCCGAGGGCACGAGCGGTGCCTACGTCTCGGTCAGCACGGTCTCGGGCGACCTCACGGTCTCGCGCGGCTGAGACCAGGACCGGGCGGCCCACGCCCGGAGACACGGCAGCGGCCCGCGGCCACCCCTCATCGGGTGGTCGCGGGCCGCTCGCGTCCGGTCTCGGCACGAAGCGCGCGTCACCGTGGGTGGGGCGTCACCGCCCGTCGGGCGTCACCGCCCGTCCGGGTCCCTCCGTGGGTCGGGTGTCACCGTCGGCGGGGTGGCCGGGTCCTCGTCGTCGGGCAGGGCGCTCGTGCTACGTGACGTCGTCGGGCAGGCCGAGCCATGCGTGCCAGCCCGTGTGCAGGACGAGCCACGCCATGAGGCCGTAGCCCGCCTGGCCCGGGTACCCGCCGCTGCTCGTCGCGAGGTCCGCGAGCCACTGCTCGTGCGTGACCAGCGGCGTGAACGTGTCGACGTACGGGACCCGACGCCGGTTCGCCACGTCCGCGAAGGCGGCCGAGAGCTCGGCGACCCGGTCGTTGTCCTCGGGACGGCCCGGCGGCGGGCCGACGACGAACGTGGGCAACCGGCGGTGCTCGGCCACGTCCAGGACGTTGGCCAGGTTGAGCCGCGACCGGGCCACCGACAGGCCGGCGTCGAGGTCGTGACGGCCCAGGGCGAGGACGAGCCGGTTGTCGGCCTCCGGATCGTGATCGAAGCGCCTGCTCGTCTCGGCGTCCCACCGCTGGCTCATCGCCGTCGTCGTCTCGCCCGGGATCGCGAGGGGGAAGACCATCGCCGTCCCGGGAAAACGGGTGCGCGCGATCACGCGCCCGGCCCAGCCGAGGCCCTTGGCGTCGCCGACGCCCGCGCTCAGCTCGTCGCCGACCACGCAGATCCGTACTTCAGGTTCTCCCACGGTGATGTGCTCCTCGTTCGCTCGCGCACCATTGTCTGTCACGACCGGGCTCCCGTGCGGGATGTCCGGCCGGTCGGGCGGCATCGCGTCAGAGGAGGGTCGCGCCCCACACGGCCTCGTGCGAGGCCCCGGGGGCGAGCCGGACGAGGCGCTCACCCGTCCGGAACGCGTCCGCGACGCAGCTCATGGGCTCGGCCGCGACCCCCGTGCGCCGGTACCGCGCCGCGGCGACGGCGTCGCCCGTGCAGACCTGCCAGGTGCCCATCGAGGAGTCCGTCCACACCGCGGCCGTGCGGCCGTCGGGAGCGGCCAGGCGCATCCACGACAGACCGTCCTCGTCCCGCAGGACGTCGACGTAGGCGTCGTCGAGCACGATGCCCGCGAGCAGGCGGGGCTCGCGCAGGTCGAAGTCTCCCGCTGCGGGCTCGGTGCCCGTGGGCAGCAGCCGGTCGTCCGTGGTCACGCGCGTGCTCGCGTCGAGGCGCAGCGTGCACTCGTCGACCGACGCGTCGCCCGGGGACAGCCACGGGTGGAACCCGACGCCGTAGGGAGCGTCGGACGAGCCCACGTTCGTCGTGCGGGCCGTGACGCGCAGCCCCGCGTCGCTCAGTGCGTACGTGACGCGGGCGACGAGGTCGAACGGATAGCCGGGCGTGGGGACGAGGTGCAGCTCGAAGGTCACGGCCGAGGGGGACTGCTCGACGACGTCCCAGCGCTCCCAGCACACCAGGCCGTGGATGGCCGTGCTCCGCGGCACCTCGGTGAGGGGGAGCTGGTGCTCGATCCCGTCGAACGTGTACCGACCGTCGCGCAGCCGGTTGGGCCAGGGGAGCAGCACCGCGCCGTGCGACGCGGGGGCGATCTCGTCCTCGGCGAACGGCGTGAAGACCTCACGTCCGCCGACCGAGTACTCCCGGACCGTGGCACCGACCTCCGTGAGCGTGGCACGGTGGTCACCGTGCTCGATGCGGATCTGGGAGCCGGAGGGTGGGGTGATGTTCACGATCACACACGTTACTGGGTGCGGAACGTCCGTTGAACAGGGACAGTAGAACCCGGTCGTGCTGCCCCCGCGGGCACGCGGCCCAGCGACGCACCGCCTCGGGCTCTGCCGGAGCCGGGAGCACCACCCGCAGGACGAGGAGGAACACATGGAACGACGAGTGCTCGGACGCACCGGACGACTGGTCTCGGTCGTCGGTCTCGGCACGTGGCAGCTCGGGGCGGACTGGGGCGAGGTCAGCGAGGCCGACGCCCGCGCCGTGCTCGACGCCTCGGCCGAGTCGGGCGTGACCTTCTTCGACACGGCCGACGTCTACGGCGACGGCCGCAGCGAGGAGATCATCGGCTCCTACCTCGCGGACAATCCCGGCTCGGGGATCACCGTCGCGACCAAGATGGGCCGTCGAGCCCCCCAGGAGCCCGAGAGCTACACGCTCGCGAACTTCCGCGAGTGGACCGACAGGTCCCGCCGGAACCTGCGCACCGAGCGCCTGGACCTGGTCCAGCTCCACTGCCCGCCGTCG
This region of Oerskovia jenensis genomic DNA includes:
- a CDS encoding GDSL-type esterase/lipase family protein gives rise to the protein MTDNGARANEEHITVGEPEVRICVVGDELSAGVGDAKGLGWAGRVIARTRFPGTAMVFPLAIPGETTTAMSQRWDAETSRRFDHDPEADNRLVLALGRHDLDAGLSVARSRLNLANVLDVAEHRRLPTFVVGPPPGRPEDNDRVAELSAAFADVANRRRVPYVDTFTPLVTHEQWLADLATSSGGYPGQAGYGLMAWLVLHTGWHAWLGLPDDVT
- a CDS encoding PadR family transcriptional regulator, producing the protein MATVFAHGELRLYLLALLESGPKHGYELMTELSDRFGGTYRPSAGTIYPRLARLEGEGLVRRSDSGRKSTYELTPAGRAEVAARRADIAALEDGIAQTVRTRAHALRADIEGSMQGLRAELAAAAQEARVRPRPAATPDPRRGESYARRVEAEAMVQRFRDDVRADLRRADASSAVTELTVETLRTVLDSARRAVRGTLP
- a CDS encoding DUF4097 family beta strand repeat-containing protein — encoded protein: MATENWTVAGPQTIDVGPVARLDANLLNGRIDVVVHDEPGVRVEVHSIEGRPLEVRLDGDRLTVGYSPTGGWQGFLDSFRNYRGKDRADVYVGVPAHVRVKLATVRGDGLVAGTQAKVSVATVGGSVMTTQTTGAVRVDTVTGEVTVRDHVGSLVMDSVSGDLTASGALTDVKLNTVSGNVTLDSSATPDVMNVNAVSADVLVRVPEPDDLDYTLRCVSGRLVVDGVEHRGPTGSAYRQAGPVGTPGKRLQVNSVSGNVTVLRGEPADATAWGVPGGQVDDAGGRPWSYDDAPTDTHPGHGAPWGTADSRAARPGGGTADGPADR
- a CDS encoding DUF4097 family beta strand repeat-containing protein, yielding MGTESWVIAAPQQIEVAEVSALVVGLTNGAVEVVSDPSRESGASVDVTDVSPRPLRITTHDGELKIAYDFDGVEGVVDRVRGLKDKDTATVRVVLPAHLAVKVATARAAATISGTRAPVSVTTADGTITVNDTAGPLSVKSVTGRVSVGTHEGDLKVSTASGRVEAEGALGRVTISTVTADVVVEARETTPLVTAKTVSGDVTLRLSEGAGVNLKARAVTGKVVLDGAPVPSAQSRTTSVDHSEGTSGAYVSVSTVSGDLTVSRG
- a CDS encoding aldose 1-epimerase family protein, which translates into the protein MNITPPSGSQIRIEHGDHRATLTEVGATVREYSVGGREVFTPFAEDEIAPASHGAVLLPWPNRLRDGRYTFDGIEHQLPLTEVPRSTAIHGLVCWERWDVVEQSPSAVTFELHLVPTPGYPFDLVARVTYALSDAGLRVTARTTNVGSSDAPYGVGFHPWLSPGDASVDECTLRLDASTRVTTDDRLLPTGTEPAAGDFDLREPRLLAGIVLDDAYVDVLRDEDGLSWMRLAAPDGRTAAVWTDSSMGTWQVCTGDAVAAARYRRTGVAAEPMSCVADAFRTGERLVRLAPGASHEAVWGATLL